The genomic DNA CACCCGGCCAGAACAGCTCCGACGGTAATTGCAAGGACAGCAGCTTTCAACTGACTGGTAATACTACTGTAATTCATATCAACTCCTCCTTTGAATGGATGGGTGGTTATTTAGCGGCCGGCATCTTCTTGATTTCGTCGCGCACGACCTGTATGGCCTCACGCAGTTTCATTGCGGCGTTCTTAGCCTTTTCAGTAGGGGCCATGGCCCTTGCATAATCAGCATCCACCATGGCCTCATCGACAAGCTTGTTGGCGGAAACCATATCCTTGGCCGCAACAGCCGATTTGGCTGCCTCCAGCTTGGCCTCAGCCGACTTGAGAGGAGTTGGTGCATACACTTCAGCATCAGCCGCTTTGGCGGCGTTGATATTCTCTTGCAGTTGGGGGAAACGTGAGCTGACTGTATCAGTTGTTGCGCACCCGATTGCCATGAACACGCCTATGCCAGCCAGTCCTGTTGCGACATATCGCGAAACAATATTTCTCTTCATACATAATCCTCCTTGTCATTTGAACTGCAAACCGTGACCAGATATTCAAATTCCTTCACATCCCTCTGCACCAAACGCTACCCAACATCCGAGCACGGAAACAACCGCCTGTGAAAACTCCATGTGCCTCTCAGAAAGAACCTCCATTCGTGTGATTACGAGGATCATGAAAATAGTAAAGCAAATAGTCTGCCAATAGCCGAAGGAAAATCAGAAATTCGGATTCACCCTTTAGTAACAGGTGATTAGATTAATAGAAGAGAACAGCAGAAAAGTATGAAATGATTCGTTTGGCCTCAATATTCGGTGGAACCTCAATGTATTGAGGGATACTTTGAAGGGAGGCGGACAGTCTAATCTGGTTCTTTTGTCTCCATTCGGACTATTCCGAGCTTATACATCCTCGCTCTTCAGGTGCTCAGGTTGTAAGAGAGCTATTTATTCGGATATAATTTTCATTTTTTTGGCGGAA from Syntrophales bacterium includes the following:
- a CDS encoding DUF4398 domain-containing protein, whose protein sequence is MKRNIVSRYVATGLAGIGVFMAIGCATTDTVSSRFPQLQENINAAKAADAEVYAPTPLKSAEAKLEAAKSAVAAKDMVSANKLVDEAMVDADYARAMAPTEKAKNAAMKLREAIQVVRDEIKKMPAAK